A window of the Kosakonia sp. BYX6 genome harbors these coding sequences:
- the nuoA gene encoding NADH-quinone oxidoreductase subunit NuoA, translating to MRMSTSTEIIAHHWAFAIFLIVAIGLCCFMLIGGRFLGGRARARHKNVPFESGIDSVGSARLRLSAKFYLVAMFFVIFDVEALYLYAWSTSIRESGWVGFVEAAIFILVLLAGLVYLVRIGALDWTPVRSRREQINPETNRYTDSQR from the coding sequence ATGCGTATGTCAACATCCACTGAAATCATCGCTCATCACTGGGCATTCGCTATCTTTCTTATTGTCGCCATTGGCCTGTGCTGCTTCATGCTTATTGGCGGACGTTTTTTGGGCGGACGCGCGCGCGCAAGGCACAAAAACGTTCCTTTCGAATCAGGTATCGACTCCGTCGGTTCCGCCCGCTTACGTCTATCCGCCAAGTTCTACCTGGTGGCCATGTTCTTCGTTATCTTCGACGTTGAAGCGCTCTATCTGTACGCATGGTCAACCTCCATTCGCGAGAGTGGTTGGGTCGGATTTGTCGAAGCCGCAATTTTTATATTAGTGCTGCTGGCTGGTCTGGTTTATCTGGTGCGTATTGGCGCGCTGGATTGGACACCGGTGCGTTCGCGCCGTGAGCAAATCAACCCAGAGACTAACCGCTACACTGACAGTCAACGCTAA